Proteins from a genomic interval of Acidobacteriota bacterium:
- the msrB gene encoding peptide-methionine (R)-S-oxide reductase MsrB, with translation MSKQELQQKLTPEQYRVTQECGTEPPFKNEYWDNHRPGIYVDVVSGEPLFASIHKYDSGSGWPSFTQPLVKENIVEQEDRSLLMVRTEVRSSGADSHLGHLFEDGPAPKGLRYCINSAALRFIAVEDLEDEGYGEFLPLFEEKASGSSP, from the coding sequence AAAAACTGACGCCCGAGCAGTACAGGGTGACCCAGGAATGCGGTACCGAGCCGCCGTTCAAGAATGAGTACTGGGACAACCACCGGCCCGGCATCTACGTCGATGTCGTGTCCGGAGAACCGCTTTTCGCCTCGATTCACAAGTACGACTCCGGTTCCGGTTGGCCTTCCTTCACTCAGCCCCTGGTGAAGGAGAACATCGTCGAGCAGGAGGATCGCAGTCTCCTGATGGTGCGGACGGAGGTGCGCTCATCGGGAGCGGACTCGCACCTCGGCCATCTCTTCGAGGACGGACCGGCACCGAAGGGCCTCCGATACTGCATCAACTCGGCCGCTCTCCGTTTCATCGCCGTGGAGGATCTCGAAGACGAGGGTTATGGCGAGTTTCTGCCGCTCTTCGAGGAGAA